From Paenibacillus polymyxa, the proteins below share one genomic window:
- a CDS encoding GntR family transcriptional regulator, translating to MNLNPSTPQPLYMQIRQMLKNDIQDGRYKPDEQIPTEAELCDTYSVSRITIRKAIEELVREGTLTRIPRRGTFVASNKFHNELLSVSGFSEFSHQLGMIPNSRILRSEVIPASEEVAGHLLIEEGSPVLELERLMYVDDRPLFYDIAHYSLTRFPDLEKKIAMKESTYKILAEDYNTEIVSNDKIIDVIGATKDYAKFLECDIGANLFRILKIAFDANDEPVHLSTFMCETNRVNLTVHRAK from the coding sequence ATGAATTTGAATCCTTCAACCCCGCAGCCGCTGTACATGCAGATCAGGCAAATGTTGAAGAACGATATCCAGGACGGACGATACAAACCGGATGAACAGATTCCAACCGAAGCAGAACTCTGTGATACTTATAGTGTAAGCCGAATCACTATACGGAAAGCAATTGAGGAGCTCGTGCGGGAAGGAACCCTGACGCGAATTCCTCGTAGAGGCACCTTTGTAGCCTCCAACAAATTTCATAATGAACTGTTATCCGTAAGCGGTTTCTCAGAGTTCAGCCACCAGCTGGGCATGATTCCAAACTCACGGATATTAAGAAGCGAAGTAATCCCGGCATCTGAAGAGGTGGCTGGACATCTTCTTATTGAAGAAGGCAGCCCTGTGTTGGAGCTTGAACGCTTGATGTATGTAGATGACCGCCCGCTTTTCTATGATATAGCCCATTATTCACTCACCCGGTTTCCAGATTTGGAAAAAAAGATCGCAATGAAAGAATCGACTTACAAGATTCTGGCGGAGGATTATAACACCGAGATCGTGAGCAATGACAAGATCATTGATGTGATCGGTGCGACTAAAGATTATGCGAAATTTCTGGAATGTGATATCGGGGCGAACTTATTCCGGATATTGAAAATTGCTTTTGATGCAAACGATGAGCCTGTTCATCTCTCTACATTTATGTGTGAGACGAATCGGGTCAACCTGACGGTCCACCGGGCAAAATAG
- the frlD gene encoding fructoselysine 6-kinase, with protein MRIITVGDNCMDVYQASGKAYPGGNPVNVAVYLTEMGAKTAYLGWVGTDIYGEIMIQAIQDKGVDTSRILKKDGKTAVTYVEMVENDRRLGEYDEGVMAQFFLTAEEIDFAGHYQLVHSGIWGHADPYFPLFKEKGLITSFDFSDQLQDDRIQTLTPYVDYPFFSYTQDDDYIRQLLVKVKQRGAQIAVATLGENGSLAYDGEQFFPHGVGKVNVVDTMGAGDSFIAGFLYGRLKGLSAEDCLELGTITAGKTIGYFGAW; from the coding sequence ATGAGAATCATTACAGTCGGGGATAACTGCATGGATGTCTATCAAGCAAGCGGCAAAGCCTATCCTGGAGGCAATCCGGTGAATGTGGCCGTCTATTTAACTGAAATGGGTGCAAAGACGGCCTATCTGGGCTGGGTGGGCACCGACATTTATGGGGAGATCATGATCCAGGCTATTCAGGACAAGGGTGTGGATACTTCCCGAATTTTAAAAAAGGACGGAAAAACAGCGGTAACCTACGTGGAGATGGTGGAGAATGACCGGAGGCTCGGCGAATACGACGAGGGAGTTATGGCACAGTTTTTCCTTACAGCAGAAGAGATCGATTTTGCTGGCCATTATCAGCTTGTCCACTCAGGGATATGGGGCCATGCCGATCCGTACTTTCCTCTCTTTAAGGAAAAGGGCCTGATCACTTCCTTTGATTTCTCGGATCAGTTGCAGGATGATCGGATACAGACATTAACGCCCTACGTAGACTATCCATTCTTTTCGTACACTCAGGATGATGACTATATCCGCCAACTTTTGGTAAAGGTCAAGCAAAGAGGAGCGCAGATTGCTGTAGCTACCTTGGGGGAGAACGGTTCGCTTGCTTACGATGGGGAACAATTCTTTCCGCACGGCGTGGGTAAGGTGAACGTCGTGGATACGATGGGAGCTGGGGATTCCTTCATTGCCGGGTTCCTTTACGGCCGATTGAAAGGGCTTTCAGCAGAGGACTGCCTGGAGCTTGGGACAATTACAGCTGGGAAGACGATAGGTTATTTCGGTGCATGGTGA
- a CDS encoding SIS domain-containing protein, which yields MLNFDEQLFLKLVEQEGLAFRGQIEEIVDGIAKKGYSNIFLIGAGGTIAMMYPYEYILKSNSTIDVHAAIAAEFMVMNNRHFSKDSVCIFTSVSGTTQETVAAAEFCKERGATTIALVAERDTPLTKIVDHCITTGSEKHSFDTFFMLLYMVVFRFMYNNNEFPQYEQFTKEVALLPRAILDAVKTFDPKAEAFAKEHKDTDYHMMVGSGNLWGNTYSYAMCILEEMQWIHAKSIHAAEFFHGTLELVVEDTSVILLKGEDETRPLMDRVERFAEKITKKLTIIDTKDFAMEGISEEFRKHFAVSINWSVLSRISAYLERERNHPLTLRRYYRQMEY from the coding sequence ATGTTGAATTTTGACGAACAGTTATTCCTTAAGCTTGTGGAACAAGAGGGCCTGGCCTTTAGAGGACAAATTGAAGAGATTGTAGACGGGATTGCCAAGAAAGGGTACAGCAATATTTTTCTGATTGGTGCGGGTGGCACAATTGCGATGATGTATCCTTATGAGTATATTCTGAAATCAAACTCGACCATCGATGTGCATGCGGCGATTGCTGCTGAGTTTATGGTGATGAACAACAGACATTTCAGTAAGGATTCCGTATGTATTTTTACATCTGTGTCGGGAACCACGCAGGAGACCGTTGCGGCAGCCGAGTTCTGTAAGGAACGGGGAGCGACTACGATTGCACTTGTGGCAGAAAGGGATACTCCATTAACCAAAATTGTAGATCACTGTATCACAACCGGCTCGGAGAAACATTCCTTTGATACATTCTTCATGCTCCTGTACATGGTTGTGTTCCGGTTCATGTATAACAACAATGAGTTCCCTCAATATGAACAGTTCACGAAGGAAGTTGCCTTATTGCCGCGTGCGATTCTGGACGCAGTCAAAACCTTTGACCCTAAAGCGGAAGCTTTTGCAAAAGAACATAAAGATACTGACTATCATATGATGGTTGGCTCCGGCAACCTGTGGGGGAACACGTACTCCTACGCGATGTGTATCCTGGAAGAAATGCAGTGGATTCATGCGAAGTCGATTCATGCGGCGGAATTCTTCCATGGCACGCTTGAGCTTGTGGTTGAAGATACCAGTGTTATTCTGCTGAAAGGCGAAGATGAGACAAGACCACTGATGGATCGGGTGGAAAGATTCGCTGAGAAGATTACGAAGAAGCTGACCATTATTGATACCAAAGACTTTGCCATGGAAGGCATTAGCGAGGAGTTCAGAAAGCATTTTGCCGTAAGTATCAACTGGTCTGTACTAAGCCGTATCAGCGCCTATCTGGAGCGTGAGAGAAATCATCCATTAACACTTAGAAGATACTATCGCCAAATGGAATATTAA
- a CDS encoding amino acid permease: protein MSNDSLTRKLGFWSALAIAVGTTVGSGIFVSSGDVAKAAGMPSISILAWIIGGVIAIPQVMVLAELATAYPQNGSGYVYLNKAGWRPLAFLYGWATFWALDPPSISIMALAIVAYLASFFPFFVGITGKLLGVAIILIITSIHYRSVKAGGSFQVIITAIKIIPFLIVIVLGLMYMNFDNFAYTPVAGATSSSLIGGVSATTWAYTGMAAICFMAGEFKNPGKVLPRALISSVLIVLGLYTLLAVCVTGLMPFDKLMGSSSAVSDAVKYIPGLSGMASSFVAVTAIIVILGSLSSCIMFQPRLEYAMAKDGLFFQRFAKVHPKFETPSFSIIAQVTLACILVFFSNLTELLGYFTLIQLVINILDFAAVYKCRKREDYNPIYRMPMWRVTTILAILGAGWLAWGTFTWAPVQGMIAAAIVIATGLPVYYYWEKKYGSKSSHDSSNIVT from the coding sequence ATGAGTAATGACTCTCTTACACGAAAACTGGGCTTTTGGTCGGCCCTAGCCATCGCTGTTGGTACTACGGTAGGTTCCGGAATCTTCGTCTCTTCCGGTGATGTCGCAAAAGCTGCGGGTATGCCTTCGATCTCAATTCTAGCCTGGATTATTGGTGGAGTTATTGCGATTCCGCAGGTCATGGTGCTGGCCGAGTTGGCGACTGCCTACCCGCAAAATGGAAGCGGTTACGTATACTTGAATAAAGCAGGATGGAGGCCCTTGGCCTTTCTATACGGATGGGCAACCTTCTGGGCCCTCGATCCTCCGTCCATTTCAATTATGGCTCTGGCCATTGTTGCATACCTGGCGAGCTTCTTCCCTTTCTTCGTTGGAATTACCGGTAAACTGCTAGGAGTAGCGATCATTCTGATCATCACGTCCATCCATTACCGTAGTGTTAAGGCAGGCGGTAGTTTTCAGGTCATTATTACGGCTATCAAAATCATCCCTTTCCTGATTGTCATTGTGCTGGGCCTCATGTATATGAACTTTGACAACTTTGCTTACACGCCCGTCGCAGGAGCGACAAGTTCAAGCTTAATTGGTGGCGTATCTGCCACGACGTGGGCTTACACGGGAATGGCCGCCATTTGTTTTATGGCTGGAGAATTCAAAAATCCAGGGAAAGTTCTCCCTCGGGCCTTAATTAGTTCGGTACTGATTGTATTGGGTTTATATACGCTGCTTGCGGTATGTGTCACCGGCCTAATGCCGTTCGATAAACTGATGGGTTCCAGCTCCGCTGTGTCCGACGCCGTCAAGTACATTCCCGGATTATCCGGCATGGCCTCATCTTTTGTAGCTGTTACCGCGATTATTGTTATCCTGGGTTCCTTGAGTTCTTGCATTATGTTTCAGCCTCGCCTGGAGTATGCCATGGCGAAGGATGGGCTGTTCTTTCAGCGTTTTGCGAAAGTTCATCCCAAATTCGAAACACCAAGCTTTTCGATTATTGCTCAGGTTACGTTGGCCTGTATTCTTGTGTTCTTCAGCAATTTAACCGAACTGCTGGGTTATTTCACGCTGATTCAGCTGGTCATTAACATTCTGGACTTTGCCGCGGTCTATAAATGCCGTAAGAGAGAGGATTATAACCCGATTTACCGCATGCCAATGTGGAGAGTAACTACTATCCTGGCTATCCTTGGGGCAGGATGGCTGGCTTGGGGAACCTTTACGTGGGCTCCAGTGCAGGGCATGATTGCCGCGGCGATAGTCATCGCAACGGGGTTGCCTGTGTATTACTACTGGGAGAAGAAGTATGGATCTAAAAGCAGTCATGACAGTAGTAATATAGTGACTTAG
- a CDS encoding TIM barrel protein, producing the protein MKIAGMNITYRHFPFEHFLDHVTELGIEHIELWAGEPHLYVYRNVLGNLRHIRQQLKSRDMKVVCYTPEQCVYPFNIAASDSQLRQKSIVYFIDNLYAALELETNMMLVTSGIGDFAVSQLESWKYASDSIYQISRVAEKEGVTLALEPLTQFESNLIIDAKGIKRMLEEIRSPSLKGMIDTVAMQLANETPEDYFSLLAEMVHFHLIDGDGLSDAHLALDDGVLNWREYLTSLQSHHYEGACTLEIMGFNYYQNPQEALRESVRKIRGMEVLSP; encoded by the coding sequence ATGAAGATTGCGGGGATGAATATTACGTATAGGCATTTTCCTTTCGAGCACTTCCTGGATCACGTGACTGAACTCGGGATCGAGCACATCGAGTTGTGGGCGGGCGAGCCTCATTTATACGTCTATCGGAATGTTCTTGGCAACTTGAGGCACATAAGGCAGCAACTGAAATCCCGAGACATGAAGGTCGTCTGTTATACGCCGGAACAGTGTGTCTATCCCTTCAATATTGCTGCTTCCGATTCCCAACTGCGGCAGAAGAGTATCGTATACTTCATAGATAATCTGTACGCGGCTCTGGAGCTGGAGACCAACATGATGCTTGTGACTTCAGGAATAGGGGACTTCGCTGTATCACAATTGGAATCATGGAAATATGCAAGCGACTCCATCTATCAGATATCCAGGGTGGCGGAGAAGGAAGGGGTGACTTTAGCGTTGGAACCTCTGACCCAATTCGAATCGAATCTAATTATCGATGCTAAGGGAATCAAGAGGATGCTGGAGGAGATTCGTTCCCCCTCATTAAAAGGGATGATCGATACCGTAGCGATGCAGCTCGCTAACGAGACACCCGAAGATTATTTCTCCCTACTTGCGGAGATGGTTCATTTCCACCTGATTGACGGTGACGGCTTGTCTGATGCGCATCTTGCTCTGGATGATGGGGTGCTGAATTGGCGGGAATATCTAACCAGTCTTCAGAGCCATCATTACGAGGGAGCTTGTACACTAGAGATTATGGGGTTCAATTATTATCAGAATCCACAGGAAGCACTTAGGGAATCAGTCAGGAAAATAAGGGGAATGGAAGTCTTATCACCTTGA
- a CDS encoding SDR family oxidoreductase, with translation MRLIQNTTLSGIKDKVVVITGASSGIGEATTLLLAEHGAKVVLGARRPDRLEALAVRIAEAGGEVVYASTDVRRREDVNKLIHLACERFGTIDVLVNNAGVMPISPLDDLRVEDWENMIDVNIKGVLYGIAAALPVFRKLGSGHFVNIASTAGHKTVPNQSVYSATKFAVRAISEGLRQEAGDKVRVTIISPGLVRTNFAEGVTNLEVKARLEESRDQFALPPEAIARAIAYAIEQPVDVDVNEIVIRPTSQM, from the coding sequence ATGAGATTAATCCAGAATACAACCTTGTCCGGAATCAAAGATAAAGTTGTTGTTATTACGGGTGCAAGCAGTGGGATTGGTGAAGCGACTACGCTTTTACTGGCTGAGCATGGGGCAAAAGTCGTACTTGGGGCACGACGACCTGATCGTCTTGAAGCTCTTGCGGTCCGTATCGCGGAGGCTGGGGGTGAAGTCGTGTATGCTAGCACAGACGTCAGACGGCGGGAGGACGTAAACAAGCTCATCCATTTGGCATGTGAGCGATTCGGCACGATTGACGTTCTCGTGAACAATGCCGGCGTGATGCCGATTTCCCCCCTTGATGACTTGCGTGTAGAGGATTGGGAGAACATGATCGACGTCAACATTAAAGGTGTTTTGTACGGCATCGCCGCAGCACTGCCTGTCTTTCGCAAGCTGGGTTCCGGACATTTCGTCAATATTGCTTCTACAGCGGGACATAAAACTGTACCGAACCAGTCTGTGTATTCTGCCACGAAATTCGCTGTCCGCGCCATCTCCGAGGGTTTGCGACAGGAAGCCGGTGATAAGGTGCGGGTAACGATCATTTCACCCGGTTTGGTTCGGACGAATTTCGCTGAAGGAGTGACGAATCTGGAGGTGAAGGCCAGGCTCGAAGAGTCTCGTGACCAGTTCGCATTACCACCGGAGGCGATTGCCCGTGCCATTGCGTACGCGATCGAGCAGCCGGTTGACGTTGATGTGAACGAGATCGTAATTCGCCCCACATCTCAAATGTAA
- a CDS encoding AraC family transcriptional regulator yields MNQLITELAKQIARHTSTDGLHQTAIPELCFRRTSAETEPTHTLNMPSLYVIAQGSKTVTFVGESFICDSSSYMVASVHLPVIGKITHASPQLPYLSLQLTLSPDVIIDISKKSSSQKKGDTGRGILVNPSTSFLLDAILRLVNLLDSPTDIEILAPLYIREIFYRVLEGEQGALLRQFAVIGSYAQGISNAIHVINRDYSEQLVIEELAKKVNMNPTTFHKHFKRVTGMSPLQYQKIIRLQSARRLMLKEGYDAATAGFRVGYESPSQFNREYARLFGRPPMRDISHLRDIEFNIGSALNNK; encoded by the coding sequence TTGAACCAACTCATTACGGAGTTAGCTAAGCAAATTGCACGGCATACGTCTACGGACGGTTTACACCAAACTGCGATTCCAGAGCTTTGTTTCAGGCGCACATCCGCGGAAACGGAACCGACGCATACCCTCAACATGCCCTCTCTTTACGTAATTGCCCAAGGCTCTAAAACCGTCACATTTGTTGGGGAAAGCTTCATATGCGATTCGTCCAGTTATATGGTCGCATCCGTACATCTACCAGTGATTGGGAAAATTACTCATGCTTCTCCGCAGTTGCCGTACCTAAGTTTACAATTAACACTTAGCCCTGATGTCATTATAGATATAAGCAAGAAATCTAGTTCGCAGAAAAAGGGAGACACGGGAAGGGGCATTTTGGTTAACCCGTCCACTTCCTTTCTGTTAGATGCGATTCTTCGCCTCGTCAATCTTTTAGATTCACCCACGGATATCGAGATACTAGCTCCACTCTACATCCGGGAGATATTTTATCGTGTGCTAGAGGGAGAGCAAGGAGCGCTCCTCAGGCAGTTCGCCGTGATCGGAAGCTATGCACAAGGTATTTCAAATGCAATACATGTAATCAATCGTGACTATTCTGAACAGTTAGTCATTGAAGAGTTAGCAAAAAAAGTGAACATGAACCCAACAACCTTTCACAAACATTTTAAAAGAGTAACGGGTATGAGCCCACTACAGTATCAAAAGATCATTCGATTGCAGAGCGCACGTCGGCTGATGCTCAAGGAAGGTTACGATGCTGCTACGGCAGGATTTCGCGTCGGTTACGAAAGCCCTTCCCAGTTCAACCGAGAATACGCCCGCTTATTCGGACGCCCACCGATGAGAGATATCAGTCACCTGCGTGACATAGAATTCAATATTGGTTCTGCCTTAAATAATAAATAG
- a CDS encoding phage terminase small subunit-related protein: MARERSPERDKAKQMWLESDGAKLPLEELKHKQSNSSLTLTGGGIFSF; the protein is encoded by the coding sequence ATGGCGAGAGAACGGAGTCCTGAGCGGGACAAGGCAAAACAGATGTGGCTAGAGAGTGACGGAGCGAAGTTACCGTTGGAGGAGCTTAAACATAAGCAAAGCAACTCCTCGCTAACCTTAACTGGTGGTGGGATATTTTCTTTCTAA
- a CDS encoding arginase family protein gives MLEMEKSKTLRLLMPQWQGGNNPPYVLGAHLLNWLAPKTDGPFEEVPVDLDASLEKEQGIVAKSTLLNQARSAKRLIHKHNPDSIIVLGGDCGVELAPFAYLNEKYDGDTALLWVDSHPDVSIPEDWPNHHAHVLANLLSVGDKEFVAEVPRPFKPEQVLFVGLNDMIEALHSKPLRDMKMDIVTPDDINEDSSKVLQWLELRKPSKVIVHLDLDVLDLREFRSLLVANPDTYDKMLGHTPKGSSIETIIRVLQDVAKAHQIVGLGITEHFPWDAMALQNMLQRLPLIGDINKKDKPIVNWTL, from the coding sequence ATGCTAGAAATGGAAAAGAGCAAGACGCTTCGATTACTCATGCCACAATGGCAAGGTGGAAACAATCCACCGTACGTTCTTGGAGCCCATTTGTTAAACTGGCTAGCGCCTAAAACGGATGGTCCTTTTGAAGAAGTACCCGTCGATCTAGATGCAAGCCTTGAAAAAGAGCAGGGGATTGTTGCTAAGAGTACATTACTGAATCAAGCTCGTTCAGCTAAAAGATTAATTCATAAGCATAACCCCGATAGTATTATTGTACTTGGTGGCGATTGCGGTGTAGAGCTTGCTCCTTTTGCTTACTTAAATGAAAAATACGATGGAGATACTGCTTTGCTATGGGTTGATTCACACCCCGACGTTTCCATTCCTGAGGATTGGCCCAACCATCATGCCCATGTGCTTGCTAATTTGTTAAGTGTGGGAGATAAAGAATTTGTTGCAGAAGTGCCACGACCATTTAAACCAGAGCAGGTATTATTTGTAGGTCTAAACGATATGATTGAGGCACTTCATTCTAAGCCTTTACGAGATATGAAAATGGACATTGTAACTCCAGATGATATTAATGAGGACAGTTCCAAGGTGCTTCAATGGCTAGAATTACGAAAACCTTCTAAAGTTATTGTTCATTTAGATTTAGATGTACTGGATTTGAGGGAATTCCGTTCTCTTTTAGTTGCTAATCCTGATACTTACGATAAAATGTTGGGGCATACTCCAAAAGGATCTAGCATCGAAACGATTATACGAGTACTTCAGGACGTAGCGAAAGCTCATCAAATTGTAGGTTTGGGTATAACCGAACATTTCCCTTGGGATGCAATGGCATTGCAAAATATGCTACAACGCTTACCATTAATAGGGGATATAAATAAAAAAGACAAACCCATTGTTAACTGGACGCTATAG
- a CDS encoding NAD(P)H-dependent flavin oxidoreductase encodes MNNKEGKVIILINNNRVCGILGITYPIVQAAMNWITDANMVAAVSNAGGMGVLGPNAGPKMVGSKRINTEERIRNELRKIKSLTDKPFAVNIILPEEGVDDNGFYVRTTLNVSFEEGVKHFVTVGKVNRQVFKEIKDQGGILIHRELNPTTEAAKRAEEAGADIIIATGYDEGGVIPQRSIGTFSIVPTIVDAVDIPVIATGGINDIRGVRAAFALGAEGVYVGTRFIVSDECPASDVTKQQIIYSKGTDLLSVSSTQRSIPNKAAQEYEGLYRNGMPSDQVDKKISENGGLRTGMLEGKMDEGIVSVNTAIDLITEVKTCEDIVKELMADFKNEC; translated from the coding sequence ATGAATAATAAAGAAGGTAAGGTGATTATACTGATAAACAATAATAGAGTATGCGGGATACTTGGTATAACATATCCCATTGTACAAGCTGCCATGAACTGGATTACAGATGCAAACATGGTTGCTGCTGTATCAAATGCAGGGGGAATGGGAGTGTTAGGTCCCAACGCTGGTCCAAAAATGGTGGGGTCTAAACGAATTAATACTGAAGAAAGAATCCGCAATGAACTACGTAAAATTAAATCACTGACGGATAAGCCCTTTGCTGTGAACATAATCCTACCAGAAGAAGGAGTGGACGATAACGGATTTTACGTTCGGACCACTCTCAATGTTTCTTTTGAGGAAGGGGTAAAACATTTTGTAACTGTTGGTAAAGTAAATCGACAGGTATTTAAAGAGATTAAGGACCAGGGTGGTATTTTGATCCATCGTGAATTAAATCCTACTACAGAAGCTGCAAAAAGGGCAGAGGAGGCAGGTGCAGATATCATTATTGCCACTGGTTATGATGAAGGTGGAGTTATTCCTCAGCGCTCAATTGGAACGTTTTCAATTGTTCCCACAATAGTAGATGCAGTGGATATACCGGTAATAGCTACAGGTGGAATTAATGATATCCGTGGTGTGAGAGCGGCATTTGCTCTCGGTGCTGAAGGAGTTTATGTAGGGACTCGTTTTATTGTTTCGGATGAATGTCCTGCTTCAGATGTTACAAAACAACAAATCATTTATTCCAAAGGGACTGACCTGCTTTCAGTATCGTCAACTCAACGCTCCATACCTAATAAAGCAGCTCAAGAATATGAGGGTTTGTACAGAAATGGAATGCCTTCTGACCAAGTAGATAAAAAGATAAGTGAGAATGGTGGTCTTCGCACAGGAATGCTGGAAGGAAAGATGGATGAGGGAATTGTTTCAGTAAATACGGCTATAGATCTCATTACGGAAGTAAAGACATGTGAAGACATCGTCAAGGAATTGATGGCTGACTTTAAAAATGAATGTTGA
- a CDS encoding MerR family transcriptional regulator, whose translation MNEHFSIGETAKLNNISIQTLRYYDKLGIFKPDYTDPGNGYRYYHISQFFYLDIIKYLKSIQTPLEEIKRIILNTPQDMWNFLQQQEAVIENEFKKMQDAKCILEKKKRQLNEQLEICGKERGEVYFRSIKEEKILMMPTPSLTPFNGRPGLYVRKLANVLEDKGCIIDNQYGYIFNLKPYKDTDINYEYIYTSVSEESLNIEEPMTIGTITSGDYVCIAFDSSENNNDYNHYYQKLYHYIVSNHIQIDGKVYEVSLPTNYSSLKEETFLIELRAKRIDQ comes from the coding sequence ATGAACGAACATTTTTCAATTGGGGAAACTGCGAAGTTGAACAACATTTCTATTCAAACATTGCGATATTATGATAAGTTAGGTATTTTCAAACCGGATTATACTGATCCAGGTAATGGTTATAGATACTATCATATTAGTCAATTTTTTTATCTAGATATTATTAAATACTTAAAAAGCATACAAACTCCATTAGAAGAAATTAAGCGGATTATCCTAAATACCCCACAAGATATGTGGAACTTTTTGCAGCAGCAAGAGGCTGTAATTGAAAATGAGTTTAAAAAAATGCAGGATGCAAAGTGCATATTGGAGAAGAAAAAACGTCAACTAAACGAACAGCTGGAAATATGCGGGAAAGAAAGAGGAGAAGTTTATTTTCGTAGTATAAAAGAAGAGAAGATTTTGATGATGCCTACACCATCTCTCACTCCTTTTAATGGTCGTCCAGGTCTATATGTTCGAAAGTTGGCTAACGTGTTAGAGGATAAAGGATGTATAATTGACAATCAGTATGGATATATATTTAATTTGAAACCCTATAAAGATACTGACATTAATTATGAGTATATTTATACATCAGTATCTGAAGAAAGTTTAAACATAGAAGAACCAATGACCATAGGTACTATTACCTCAGGTGATTATGTTTGTATTGCGTTCGATTCGTCAGAGAATAATAATGACTATAACCATTATTATCAAAAGCTCTATCATTATATTGTTTCAAATCATATTCAAATCGATGGAAAAGTATATGAAGTTTCTCTTCCTACAAACTATAGTTCATTAAAAGAAGAGACATTTCTTATAGAGTTGAGAGCAAAGAGAATAGACCAGTAA
- a CDS encoding ester cyclase, whose amino-acid sequence MNTLENNKEIVRKFITEALPTNDVDYVRQVVSKDAVTHRAGFAALYEATGDAIPKKGNFLEWMKEGWAVLHGALSDQKVEMKYVVAEGNKVIAQFHYYVTHKGTFVGMPATNNRVEWDEVGIFEFNDDGQITDMWYMCEEIKLAMEVGFKLDK is encoded by the coding sequence TTGAATACACTAGAGAATAACAAAGAGATTGTTCGAAAATTTATTACGGAGGCTTTACCAACTAACGATGTAGATTACGTTCGTCAAGTAGTCTCGAAAGATGCTGTTACACATAGAGCTGGTTTTGCGGCTCTTTATGAAGCTACTGGCGATGCAATTCCGAAAAAAGGGAATTTTTTAGAGTGGATGAAGGAAGGCTGGGCTGTACTTCACGGTGCATTAAGTGACCAAAAAGTTGAAATGAAATATGTTGTTGCAGAAGGAAATAAGGTAATTGCACAGTTTCATTACTATGTAACACACAAAGGTACATTTGTTGGAATGCCTGCTACCAATAATCGTGTGGAGTGGGATGAAGTTGGTATCTTTGAATTTAATGATGATGGACAAATTACGGATATGTGGTACATGTGTGAAGAAATCAAATTGGCAATGGAAGTAGGATTTAAACTAGACAAATAA